One window of Novipirellula aureliae genomic DNA carries:
- a CDS encoding alpha/beta hydrolase: MSRRPINRFRSRMLSRMILRPSSHPLDHGEQRRVMVPTKLGPLETFLRDSQPPTETPDLVILKFPGTAGRGERSTAFPTPFLNARRVHVWTWNPPGYGQSAGRASLENIANSALCFYDHVALSYDRSDGSRPPIWMLGNSLGCATALGVSANADFKPTGLILRNPPPLDHVVRHVAKKYPLGRFVKSITDRLDAAMNALLTAPRVDVPALFFQSEFDTLVLPEMQQMIRDAYAGPQYLVELKGIGHDGIIDDSHGLAVSNGVDWLCNQSGV, from the coding sequence ATGAGCCGACGACCGATCAATCGTTTCCGCAGCCGAATGCTTAGCCGCATGATTCTTCGCCCGAGCAGCCACCCGCTCGACCACGGCGAACAGCGGCGAGTGATGGTGCCGACGAAGCTGGGTCCGCTGGAAACCTTTTTACGCGACAGCCAGCCTCCGACCGAGACGCCTGATCTAGTCATCTTGAAGTTCCCTGGGACCGCTGGACGCGGGGAAAGATCGACCGCCTTTCCGACCCCTTTTTTGAACGCTCGCCGCGTTCATGTCTGGACATGGAATCCGCCCGGATATGGACAGAGTGCTGGCCGAGCTTCGCTAGAGAATATCGCCAACTCGGCACTCTGTTTTTACGACCACGTTGCTCTTTCATACGATCGATCCGATGGTTCGCGCCCGCCGATCTGGATGCTCGGCAATAGCTTAGGATGTGCCACGGCACTTGGGGTATCTGCCAATGCTGATTTCAAACCAACGGGGTTGATCCTTCGAAACCCGCCACCGCTCGATCATGTCGTTCGTCATGTAGCAAAAAAGTATCCCCTTGGACGCTTCGTGAAATCGATCACCGACCGACTTGACGCGGCGATGAATGCTTTGCTAACGGCACCTCGGGTTGATGTGCCAGCTTTGTTTTTCCAATCCGAATTCGATACTTTGGTGTTGCCCGAAATGCAACAGATGATTCGGGACGCTTATGCTGGACCCCAATACTTGGTGGAACTCAAGGGGATCGGACATGA
- the metG gene encoding methionine--tRNA ligase, with translation MPRRILVTSALPYANGPIHIGHLVEYIQTDIWVRFQKLSGNRCIYVCADDTHGTAIMIRARKEGRSEEELITAMSESHQRDFAGFGIEFDNYGSTHSDENRKVCGRVWAALREKDLIVQRPVAQLYDPEAETFLADRFVRGTCPKCGRTDQPGDNCVCGHTYSPTDLIDPKSTLSGATPEIREAIHLFVELEKLHGFLTKWIDESEALQTETANYLKGHFLADELRDWDISRPGPYFGFEIPDSPGNFWYVWFDAPIGYIASTQQWCDANGEKLEDWWESDECEIHHFIGKDITYFHTLFWPGMLETAGFNLPTKVRIHGFLTVDGEKMSKSTGTLISAETFLKYSKPSYLRYFYATKLTPRVEDLDLAIEEFADKINSDLVGKVVNLASRVGKFAHATGLSTTYPEDGGLFEAAAKAGDDIAAAYEACDYSRAMRRIMELADAANPFVEHAKPWEMKRDPARQRELQDVCTVALNLFRQLAIYLAPVLPELATQCSELLGEPITSWDQSKTPLTGTPVAKFKRMMDRVQPEEITKMIEESKALAAEAAEANATEAAAAAFNDSDEALKAEPLAEEITIDDFAKVDLRVARVIAAEHVPEANKLLKLTLSLGGDHRRQVFAGIKAAYAPEDLVGRLVVMVANLKPRKMRFGLSEGMVTASGPGGAEVFILGVDDGAVPGQRVH, from the coding sequence ATGCCACGCCGAATTCTTGTCACGAGTGCTTTGCCGTATGCCAACGGGCCGATCCACATCGGCCATTTGGTTGAATACATTCAAACCGATATTTGGGTGCGGTTTCAGAAGCTGTCTGGTAACCGATGCATCTACGTCTGTGCTGACGATACGCATGGAACGGCGATCATGATCCGTGCTCGCAAGGAAGGCCGTAGCGAAGAGGAATTGATCACCGCGATGAGTGAATCGCACCAGCGAGATTTTGCTGGGTTTGGGATTGAATTCGACAATTACGGCAGCACCCATAGTGATGAAAACCGCAAGGTTTGCGGTCGTGTTTGGGCGGCGCTTCGCGAAAAAGATTTGATCGTTCAGCGGCCGGTCGCCCAATTGTATGACCCCGAAGCCGAAACGTTTTTGGCCGATCGCTTCGTTCGCGGAACATGCCCAAAGTGTGGTCGAACCGATCAACCGGGTGACAATTGTGTTTGTGGACACACCTACAGTCCGACGGACCTGATCGACCCCAAAAGTACGCTCAGTGGTGCGACACCCGAAATTCGTGAAGCGATCCATCTGTTTGTCGAGCTTGAAAAGCTACATGGTTTCTTGACCAAATGGATCGACGAAAGTGAGGCACTGCAAACCGAAACCGCGAACTACTTGAAGGGGCATTTTTTGGCAGATGAGTTAAGGGATTGGGACATCAGTCGCCCAGGACCTTACTTTGGATTCGAGATTCCCGACTCACCAGGCAATTTCTGGTACGTCTGGTTCGATGCCCCGATCGGTTACATCGCCAGCACTCAACAGTGGTGTGATGCCAACGGCGAGAAGCTAGAGGATTGGTGGGAGAGTGATGAATGTGAGATTCACCACTTCATCGGCAAGGATATCACCTATTTCCATACGCTGTTTTGGCCTGGTATGCTAGAAACCGCTGGCTTCAACTTGCCGACCAAAGTACGCATTCATGGTTTTTTGACGGTTGACGGCGAAAAAATGAGCAAGTCAACCGGAACGTTGATCTCGGCTGAAACGTTCTTGAAATACTCCAAACCATCTTATCTTCGTTACTTCTACGCGACGAAGTTGACGCCACGAGTCGAAGATTTGGATTTAGCAATCGAAGAGTTTGCCGACAAAATCAACAGCGACTTGGTGGGCAAGGTTGTGAATCTGGCTAGCCGAGTTGGCAAGTTCGCTCATGCAACTGGATTGTCGACGACCTATCCTGAGGATGGTGGTCTGTTCGAGGCGGCTGCCAAGGCGGGTGACGACATAGCGGCAGCCTATGAAGCGTGTGACTATAGCCGAGCGATGCGAAGAATCATGGAACTGGCCGACGCAGCCAACCCGTTTGTCGAACATGCCAAGCCGTGGGAGATGAAAAGGGACCCCGCTCGCCAGCGAGAGTTGCAGGACGTTTGTACGGTGGCACTGAATCTATTTCGCCAATTGGCGATCTACTTGGCTCCGGTCTTGCCCGAGTTAGCGACCCAGTGCAGCGAACTGCTCGGGGAGCCGATCACGTCATGGGATCAAAGTAAAACACCATTGACCGGAACCCCGGTCGCAAAATTCAAGCGGATGATGGACCGTGTTCAACCCGAGGAGATTACGAAGATGATCGAAGAGAGTAAAGCATTGGCTGCGGAAGCGGCAGAAGCGAATGCGACGGAAGCAGCTGCGGCCGCGTTCAACGATAGCGACGAAGCACTAAAGGCCGAACCGCTAGCCGAGGAGATTACGATCGATGACTTTGCAAAAGTCGATTTGCGTGTCGCACGTGTGATCGCGGCAGAGCACGTGCCCGAAGCGAATAAACTACTGAAGTTAACACTCAGTCTCGGTGGCGATCATCGTCGTCAAGTTTTCGCTGGCATCAAAGCAGCCTACGCTCCCGAGGATTTAGTGGGTCGTTTGGTCGTTATGGTCGCAAACTTGAAACCACGAAAAATGCGATTTGGGCTGAGCGAAGGCATGGTGACCGCGTCGGGGCCAGGCGGGGCCGAGGTGTTCATCCTAGGTGTTGACGACGGAGCGGTTCCCGGACAACGGGTCCATTAA
- a CDS encoding trypsin-like peptidase domain-containing protein: MKTKMFAAMTVLFLGVSLLAETSVNEASAANAILIDFSSASCPPCRAMEPILADLENAGVPVRHVDVRAEQDLARRYGIRQTPTYVIVVDGKEVTRLVGMQSIEKLRSALAINPGGPQIPTGAKSNSLDDYPTPRTRLAPMKRLLEGHQTLTTALPASTSSAIASEAMPSVNLADAIERAKAATVRLRVYDGKGFGAGTGTIVDTHGDEALVLTCGHLFRETEGQGKIEVDLFVGGEVHTVLGQVIDYDSEDRDVGLVAIRPGFPVIPVQVLGNDTKVRTGQTAFSFGCDRGDDPSRRDTRITGIDKYNQQLGVSNLEIEGAPIDGRSGGGLFDDAGRLIGVCNAADYKGDVGIYAGPGNIYWQFDRVNLARLYSQPQHNQPQRNQLAAAPERTASLDNGSLAAMGLPASALQPSATAPIGGDQEVIVIIRDRNNPAANSQVMTVAEPTAEFMQMVQQYAR; the protein is encoded by the coding sequence GTGAAGACGAAAATGTTCGCGGCGATGACCGTATTGTTTCTTGGTGTCTCTCTGCTTGCCGAGACATCGGTGAACGAAGCCTCCGCAGCAAATGCGATTCTAATCGATTTTTCATCGGCGTCGTGTCCACCGTGTCGTGCGATGGAACCGATCCTTGCCGACTTGGAAAACGCCGGTGTCCCCGTTCGCCACGTCGACGTACGAGCTGAACAAGACTTGGCTCGCCGCTACGGCATTCGCCAAACGCCAACCTATGTCATCGTCGTTGATGGCAAAGAGGTGACCCGTTTGGTCGGCATGCAATCGATCGAAAAACTACGCTCGGCATTGGCGATCAACCCAGGCGGGCCGCAGATCCCCACCGGAGCAAAATCCAATTCACTCGACGACTACCCGACCCCTCGCACTCGTTTGGCTCCGATGAAACGGTTGCTCGAGGGGCATCAAACGTTGACGACGGCGTTGCCGGCATCCACATCGTCAGCGATTGCGTCCGAAGCGATGCCGAGTGTCAATTTGGCCGATGCGATCGAACGAGCAAAAGCGGCAACCGTCCGTTTGCGAGTTTACGACGGAAAAGGCTTTGGGGCCGGCACGGGCACCATTGTCGACACCCACGGCGACGAAGCTCTCGTGCTGACCTGCGGTCACTTGTTTCGTGAGACCGAAGGACAAGGCAAGATCGAAGTCGACTTGTTCGTCGGTGGTGAAGTGCACACCGTGCTCGGTCAAGTGATTGACTACGATTCAGAGGATCGCGACGTCGGGTTGGTCGCCATTCGCCCAGGCTTCCCCGTTATCCCCGTCCAAGTGCTCGGCAACGATACAAAAGTTCGTACTGGACAAACCGCATTCAGTTTTGGCTGTGATCGAGGCGACGATCCATCGCGCCGCGATACTCGAATCACGGGGATCGACAAGTACAATCAACAACTTGGCGTATCGAACTTGGAAATCGAAGGAGCTCCAATCGATGGTCGTAGCGGCGGTGGGTTGTTTGATGACGCAGGCCGATTGATCGGAGTTTGCAACGCCGCCGACTACAAAGGTGACGTCGGTATTTATGCAGGTCCAGGCAACATCTATTGGCAGTTTGACCGAGTCAACTTGGCACGTCTGTACAGTCAACCGCAGCACAACCAACCGCAGCGCAACCAACTTGCGGCTGCCCCTGAGCGAACCGCAAGTCTTGACAACGGTTCGCTTGCTGCAATGGGGCTGCCCGCTTCCGCCCTGCAACCGTCGGCAACCGCACCAATCGGTGGTGACCAGGAAGTGATCGTGATCATTCGCGATCGCAACAACCCGGCAGCGAATTCTCAAGTCATGACGGTCGCCGAGCCCACCGCCGAATTCATGCAAATGGTCCAGCAATACGCCCGGTAA
- a CDS encoding IS4/Tn5 family transposase DNA-binding protein, with the protein MSTVADLSRELSDCQFGDERLTKRIKKMADVLSHSPNMSIPAALKSKAEIEGCYRFFNNDNVTPEKILQPHIEATHQRINQVDYVLLVQDTTEIDLTRPEQQVDGAGPMDCESRRGAFYHPMIAFDVAGVALGIVGQKKLDTRRDQQRIQVGEKQKAKTSSH; encoded by the coding sequence ATGTCAACGGTTGCCGATCTTTCGAGGGAACTCAGTGACTGTCAGTTCGGGGACGAACGGCTCACGAAACGAATCAAGAAGATGGCCGATGTCCTCAGCCACAGTCCCAATATGAGCATTCCTGCAGCCTTGAAAAGTAAGGCTGAGATTGAGGGCTGCTATCGCTTTTTCAACAACGACAACGTCACTCCTGAAAAGATCCTTCAGCCTCACATCGAGGCAACGCATCAACGAATCAATCAAGTCGACTATGTCTTGCTGGTCCAGGACACTACCGAGATCGACTTGACGCGGCCAGAACAACAAGTCGATGGAGCAGGGCCAATGGACTGCGAAAGTCGCCGTGGAGCTTTCTATCACCCGATGATTGCCTTCGATGTCGCAGGAGTTGCCTTAGGAATCGTGGGGCAAAAAAAGTTGGACACGAGACGCGATCAGCAAAGAATCCAAGTCGGAGAAAAACAAAAAGCGAAAACAAGTTCCCATTGA
- a CDS encoding AAA family ATPase, translating to MSDLPDDQIIESIRLYRETLEETKALYVGSGNVIRQSYGWASNEGAGRKAGEDSDPQSIADQMDDLHQGLLMKVFAAAVPDASSRTMEQRQLGRVLLQHLWGKSVLGSQLHEAVDWLISASKDFQWRDLVRPFVEVAAIRDRWGELETLVMRMANLLVAIDGDTSAADNANLEAMRKQMKELRGDSVPEHNSQVDSDNARDAIDWLRAEAKRLREGASVTAAEKPTVTTSAGPGKGYSSAAAKESGANQSKVAAEPVDERTPEQRLAEARGKLDQLIGLEAIKDQIQTLTNFLKMETWRQKEGLPTSRPSLHMAFVGNPGTGKTTVARIIAEIYGSLGILEKGHLVETDRSGLVAEYAGQTGPKTNAKIDEALDGVLFIDEAYTLIDENGQDQYGREAVQTLLKRMEDQRDRLIVILAGYPVEMRTMIRSNPGLSSRVGTTMHFDDYSPEDLCRIFELIAKKSKYSLPTESRRRLLRGFTYLYVNRDRHFGNGRTSRNSFERSVRRLANRLAAMTEVTRDDLTTLKADDIEVAEVTQQHLILLAADKGSVRVRCSHCEKPSVIDDQLLGTTVKCESCKEKFAADWGDPVMEMPKPGETAAKEKIPPESGEPAPKLS from the coding sequence ATGTCTGATCTTCCTGACGATCAAATTATCGAATCGATTCGGCTGTACCGTGAAACGCTTGAGGAAACCAAGGCGTTGTATGTCGGTAGCGGCAATGTGATTCGCCAAAGCTATGGCTGGGCCAGTAACGAGGGAGCTGGTAGAAAAGCGGGCGAAGATTCGGATCCCCAATCGATCGCGGATCAAATGGACGATTTGCATCAGGGACTCTTGATGAAAGTCTTTGCGGCAGCCGTCCCCGATGCGAGCAGCCGGACGATGGAACAACGGCAACTCGGACGTGTCCTCCTACAACATCTGTGGGGAAAATCGGTCTTAGGGAGTCAACTACATGAAGCGGTCGATTGGTTGATTTCGGCATCGAAGGATTTTCAGTGGCGTGATTTGGTTCGGCCCTTTGTCGAAGTCGCCGCCATCCGCGACCGCTGGGGTGAACTCGAAACGCTGGTCATGCGAATGGCCAATTTGCTAGTCGCAATCGATGGTGATACCAGTGCAGCGGACAATGCAAATTTGGAAGCGATGCGAAAGCAAATGAAAGAGCTCCGTGGCGATTCGGTTCCCGAGCACAACAGCCAAGTGGATAGCGACAACGCTCGCGATGCAATCGATTGGTTGCGAGCGGAAGCGAAACGACTTCGCGAAGGAGCATCGGTCACTGCAGCCGAAAAACCGACGGTGACCACAAGTGCAGGTCCAGGCAAAGGTTATTCATCTGCAGCAGCAAAAGAGTCTGGTGCGAACCAATCGAAAGTGGCCGCAGAACCGGTCGACGAGCGGACACCCGAGCAGCGGCTCGCCGAAGCACGCGGAAAACTCGATCAACTTATCGGTCTCGAGGCGATCAAAGACCAGATTCAAACGTTGACTAATTTTCTAAAGATGGAAACTTGGCGGCAAAAGGAAGGCTTGCCGACAAGCCGCCCAAGTCTGCATATGGCCTTTGTCGGGAACCCTGGTACCGGCAAGACAACGGTCGCCCGGATCATTGCCGAGATTTACGGGTCGCTTGGGATTCTTGAAAAAGGGCATTTGGTCGAAACCGATCGTAGCGGTTTGGTAGCCGAGTACGCCGGGCAAACGGGGCCAAAAACCAACGCGAAGATCGACGAAGCGCTCGACGGAGTTCTGTTTATCGATGAAGCCTACACCTTGATCGATGAAAATGGGCAAGATCAATACGGACGCGAAGCGGTGCAGACGTTGCTGAAGCGAATGGAGGATCAACGTGATCGGCTGATCGTCATTCTAGCTGGGTACCCCGTTGAAATGCGAACGATGATTCGCAGCAATCCCGGCCTCAGCTCTCGCGTCGGCACGACGATGCACTTTGATGACTATTCCCCCGAAGACTTATGCCGAATCTTTGAACTGATTGCAAAGAAATCGAAATACTCGCTGCCGACCGAATCACGTCGTCGGTTGCTCCGAGGTTTTACTTATCTTTACGTCAATCGGGATCGGCACTTTGGAAATGGGCGGACGAGTCGAAACAGTTTTGAGCGAAGTGTGCGGCGGTTGGCCAACCGGTTGGCGGCGATGACGGAGGTGACTCGTGACGACTTGACGACCCTAAAAGCGGACGACATTGAAGTGGCGGAAGTCACTCAACAGCATTTGATACTCTTGGCGGCTGACAAAGGATCGGTGCGAGTTCGGTGCAGTCATTGCGAAAAACCATCGGTGATTGACGATCAATTACTCGGCACCACAGTCAAATGCGAGTCGTGCAAAGAAAAATTCGCAGCCGATTGGGGAGACCCCGTTATGGAAATGCCCAAACCGGGTGAGACGGCTGCGAAAGAGAAAATTCCACCAGAGTCTGGCGAGCCGGCCCCAAAATTGTCGTGA
- a CDS encoding DUF1573 domain-containing protein, whose translation MIRFLLVLVLAAAVGGVVGWSINYSRFGHRTAYMGEMVYQGEIKGEDYAEHLASFTQAENPKVELPDGDTYDFGAMSPNEKGEHRFVIKNVGDGDLTLRLGATTCKCTLGTLKTDRLKPGEETDVLLEWNVKTNEKAFSQSAQILTNDPDNYAIDLKVAGRVVYQMEMVPDTLTFGEIASSEGTQLTAKIYNYMSPPIENIEATFSSEELNKFSDVTIEPFEPSDADGPNAKAVQGFRVSIDLKPGMRQGPVSQNLIFKFTQPNHGELVAENANVEVNEAASSSENEKMQFSAVITGKVVGSIGMIPNPRLEETELGNFIYDFGQVGADGPFKAKVFVVLKGENRDEEKLSIGAVVPEDVVKATLSEPLRRGAMTLYPLEFELIPGPEPIKRLGRNKDDYGKVRVVSEREGGDRLTIGLRFSLEPK comes from the coding sequence GTGATTCGCTTTTTATTAGTATTGGTTTTGGCGGCGGCGGTTGGCGGAGTGGTCGGATGGAGCATCAACTACTCTCGGTTCGGGCATCGAACCGCTTACATGGGCGAAATGGTCTATCAGGGCGAGATCAAAGGCGAGGATTATGCTGAACATTTAGCCTCGTTCACGCAAGCAGAGAACCCCAAAGTCGAATTACCCGACGGCGATACCTACGACTTCGGCGCGATGTCACCCAACGAAAAAGGCGAGCATCGCTTCGTGATCAAGAATGTTGGCGACGGGGATTTGACGCTGCGACTCGGGGCGACCACATGCAAATGCACCCTCGGGACTCTGAAAACGGATCGACTCAAGCCGGGTGAAGAAACCGATGTTTTGCTTGAGTGGAACGTAAAAACAAACGAAAAAGCGTTTTCTCAGTCGGCCCAAATCTTGACCAACGACCCCGATAATTATGCGATCGACTTGAAGGTGGCTGGACGTGTCGTTTACCAGATGGAGATGGTCCCCGACACGCTGACCTTTGGCGAGATTGCCTCGAGTGAAGGAACGCAGTTGACCGCCAAAATTTATAACTACATGTCGCCTCCGATCGAAAATATCGAGGCCACTTTTAGTTCGGAGGAACTGAACAAATTTTCCGATGTGACGATCGAGCCATTCGAGCCATCCGATGCCGATGGACCGAACGCCAAAGCGGTGCAAGGGTTCCGTGTTTCGATCGATCTCAAACCTGGTATGCGTCAAGGTCCGGTATCGCAAAACCTGATCTTCAAGTTTACTCAGCCAAATCACGGGGAATTGGTTGCTGAAAATGCGAACGTTGAAGTCAACGAGGCCGCATCGAGCAGCGAAAACGAGAAGATGCAATTCTCGGCCGTGATCACGGGAAAAGTGGTCGGTTCCATTGGTATGATCCCCAACCCGCGATTGGAAGAAACGGAGTTAGGTAACTTTATCTATGACTTTGGGCAAGTTGGGGCTGATGGGCCGTTTAAGGCGAAGGTGTTCGTTGTGTTAAAGGGTGAGAATCGTGACGAGGAAAAGTTAAGTATCGGGGCCGTTGTGCCCGAAGACGTTGTTAAAGCTACTCTAAGTGAACCGCTTCGGCGAGGAGCGATGACGCTTTATCCACTGGAGTTTGAGTTGATCCCTGGCCCCGAGCCAATCAAGCGTTTGGGACGCAACAAGGATGATTATGGAAAAGTGAGGGTGGTCTCGGAACGAGAAGGCGGTGACAGGTTGACAATCGGCTTGCGGTTCTCGTTGGAACCCAAATAA
- a CDS encoding multiheme c-type cytochrome: MMFPPHTPSAAGLRLVARGACLVAVLMVFLAVESGLDIARGQQPSKPIAIDNGSAKGPEDYTDWKRPDLTLMVTGNQHGYLEPCGCTGLDNQKGGVARRFTFLNQIRDRGWEVIPIDAGNQVRRFGRQAEIKFQRTAEALRKMQYESVGFGTDDVRLGVGELISVAASESPEEALYVSANVVLLDPSLMPQFKIMDRGGMKVGMTSVLDPATLDSPLGDEIVLEPPVAATKKALESIDAKSPDYKVLTFFGTEKAAEKLVREVPGFDVVVVAGGFGEPTYQMQSIDNSETKMIVTGDKAMYVGMIGLYKDAPAKYSRVAMTHEIEDSKEMRKLMSDYQLQLRDLGLEALGLRPIPTPSGKSYIGSEACGKCHTSAYEIWEGTPHSHATESLIHPGERGDVPRHFDPECISCHVTGWNPQGFYPYESGYLSLEATPHLTASGCENCHGPGAAHAAAEEAGSNVSEPKRIDLRDAMRLTFDDARAKCMECHDLDNSPDFHEQDAFEDVYWPEVEHYGMD; the protein is encoded by the coding sequence ATGATGTTTCCACCACACACCCCTTCCGCTGCAGGGCTTCGGCTTGTTGCTCGAGGAGCCTGTCTTGTTGCCGTTTTAATGGTGTTTTTAGCGGTTGAAAGTGGGCTCGATATCGCTCGCGGCCAACAGCCGTCCAAACCGATCGCTATTGATAATGGCTCTGCAAAGGGCCCTGAGGACTACACCGATTGGAAGAGGCCCGATTTGACGCTGATGGTGACGGGGAATCAACACGGATACTTAGAGCCGTGCGGGTGCACCGGTCTCGATAACCAAAAAGGGGGCGTCGCGAGACGTTTTACGTTTCTCAATCAAATACGGGACCGTGGTTGGGAGGTGATTCCAATTGACGCAGGGAATCAAGTTCGTCGATTCGGTCGTCAAGCGGAGATAAAATTCCAACGGACCGCAGAAGCTCTTCGCAAGATGCAATACGAATCGGTCGGCTTTGGTACCGATGATGTCCGGCTTGGTGTTGGCGAGTTGATTTCGGTCGCGGCGAGCGAATCGCCGGAGGAAGCGCTCTACGTTTCGGCAAACGTGGTTCTGCTGGACCCCAGCCTAATGCCACAGTTCAAGATCATGGACCGCGGCGGGATGAAGGTGGGCATGACGAGTGTGCTCGATCCGGCAACGCTCGATTCACCCCTCGGTGACGAGATCGTACTCGAACCGCCCGTAGCTGCTACAAAAAAAGCACTCGAATCGATCGATGCGAAATCACCTGATTACAAAGTTCTGACCTTTTTCGGTACTGAAAAAGCGGCGGAAAAACTTGTCCGCGAAGTCCCTGGGTTTGACGTCGTCGTCGTTGCCGGTGGTTTTGGCGAACCGACTTATCAGATGCAATCGATTGATAACAGCGAAACGAAGATGATCGTTACTGGCGACAAGGCGATGTATGTTGGAATGATCGGTTTGTACAAAGACGCACCCGCGAAGTATAGTCGCGTTGCGATGACGCATGAAATCGAGGATTCGAAAGAGATGCGTAAATTGATGTCTGATTATCAGTTGCAGCTTCGCGATTTAGGTTTGGAAGCACTGGGGCTGCGTCCAATTCCAACGCCCTCGGGGAAGAGTTATATCGGTAGCGAAGCGTGTGGGAAATGCCACACCAGCGCGTATGAAATCTGGGAAGGAACGCCGCATTCCCATGCGACCGAATCGCTCATTCACCCTGGCGAACGAGGTGACGTGCCTCGCCATTTTGATCCCGAGTGCATTAGTTGTCATGTCACCGGATGGAACCCGCAAGGCTTTTATCCGTATGAATCGGGATACCTGTCGCTTGAGGCTACCCCGCATTTGACTGCCAGCGGCTGTGAGAATTGCCACGGGCCCGGAGCCGCCCACGCGGCAGCCGAAGAGGCCGGCTCGAATGTCAGTGAGCCGAAACGCATCGATCTGCGGGATGCTATGCGTTTGACTTTCGACGACGCTCGAGCAAAGTGCATGGAATGCCATGACTTGGACAACAGTCCTGATTTCCATGAGCAAGATGCGTTCGAGGATGTCTATTGGCCTGAAGTCGAACATTACGGAATGGATTAG
- a CDS encoding toprim domain-containing protein gives MFRSTPIKLHDCQVHGVGTGAELFVVEGDSASLSVARARDPRFQAVLPMQGKPLNAIKASPRAVANNEWFSAFAEAVGSGMGEYFHLQSIRYDNVILLFDPDADGIHCGALMMMFLHRFMRPLLESGRVSIVRAPMFEITANAYSDSLFAFGEEHYRKLREHLESQRIEGLKVNRFRGLASLNQSLLTRTCIAPETRSATPLDTSDAESAINLFCQ, from the coding sequence ATGTTTCGTTCGACGCCGATCAAATTGCATGATTGCCAAGTTCACGGCGTGGGGACGGGAGCCGAGTTGTTTGTTGTCGAAGGTGACTCCGCATCGTTATCGGTCGCCCGGGCTCGCGACCCTCGCTTTCAAGCGGTGCTACCGATGCAAGGTAAGCCGCTCAACGCCATCAAGGCGTCACCGCGCGCGGTTGCTAACAACGAATGGTTTTCGGCGTTTGCCGAAGCGGTAGGTAGTGGTATGGGTGAGTATTTTCATTTGCAATCGATTCGTTATGACAACGTGATTTTGTTGTTCGATCCCGATGCGGACGGGATCCATTGTGGAGCGCTGATGATGATGTTTTTGCATCGCTTCATGCGCCCGCTGCTCGAATCGGGCCGTGTCTCGATCGTCCGTGCACCGATGTTCGAGATCACCGCGAATGCTTACAGCGATTCCTTGTTCGCTTTTGGCGAGGAACACTACCGAAAGTTGCGTGAGCATCTCGAATCGCAAAGGATCGAGGGGTTGAAGGTGAATCGTTTTCGTGGTTTGGCAAGTTTGAATCAATCGTTGCTGACGCGAACATGTATCGCCCCCGAAACACGTTCCGCAACCCCGCTCGACACGTCCGATGCCGAGTCAGCGATTAACCTGTTTTGTCAGTAG
- the hisA gene encoding 1-(5-phosphoribosyl)-5-[(5-phosphoribosylamino)methylideneamino]imidazole-4-carboxamide isomerase produces the protein MEIWPAIDLRFGKPVRLRQGDYDRQTTFGDDPVEFAQRWKNAGARRLHLVDLDAARGDDPTLNREAVKRIVAATNLQCELGGGVRDEASIESLLALGIDRLVVGSAALKQPDWFAKMCDTYPGRLAAGIDARGGMVATDGWLETSTTPAVDLAKDLRNRTDKIAAIIYTDIARDGMMSGPNFEGLIEMAAATDIPLVASGGVTTIDDVRKLVQIEMPAAIVGRSIYDGVMQLEEVLDAAGDR, from the coding sequence TTGGAAATCTGGCCTGCAATCGATCTTCGCTTTGGCAAACCGGTACGGTTACGACAAGGCGACTATGATCGACAAACGACATTCGGCGACGATCCAGTCGAGTTTGCTCAGCGCTGGAAAAACGCTGGTGCACGACGCTTGCACCTCGTCGATTTGGATGCTGCCCGTGGTGACGATCCCACCCTAAATCGTGAAGCGGTGAAACGAATCGTTGCCGCAACCAACCTGCAATGCGAACTGGGCGGGGGCGTTCGAGATGAAGCGTCAATCGAATCGCTGCTCGCTCTCGGAATCGATCGGCTCGTCGTGGGTTCGGCTGCACTGAAGCAACCCGATTGGTTCGCAAAAATGTGTGATACGTATCCTGGCCGCTTGGCGGCTGGGATCGACGCCCGCGGCGGAATGGTCGCTACCGATGGATGGCTGGAAACGAGTACGACGCCCGCAGTCGATTTGGCCAAGGACCTACGAAACCGTACCGATAAAATCGCAGCGATCATCTACACCGACATTGCTCGAGATGGCATGATGAGCGGCCCCAATTTCGAAGGCCTGATTGAGATGGCAGCGGCAACCGATATCCCGCTTGTCGCCAGTGGCGGTGTGACGACGATCGACGATGTTCGCAAGTTGGTCCAAATTGAAATGCCCGCTGCGATCGTCGGACGCTCCATTTACGATGGCGTCATGCAGCTCGAAGAAGTCCTCGACGCCGCCGGCGATCGCTAG